The genomic window AAAAAGACTCTCCCATTTCACTGGCAATAATGGCCAGATATGGGTTTGTGGCTTGTTCACTTATTTCTCTTGCAATTTGTTTTTTTGCCTCTTCAATATCTGCCTCTTTAATACCCTGTTCCATGATTTTTCTTATAGATAAAAATAGCCATTGTTCAATTTCCTGAAGTGAATCAGTATCAATTGTTATCAAATTGCTTATTGTTGAATTTTCAATGTCTAAAGAGTATTTCTCTCTTATTTCAATCAATTCATTATTATTGAAATAATTATTTACATCTCTAATCTCTAAAACGTCATTTTCGCTTTGACTGGCATTATATTCATTCCTTAACTCTTTTAAATCAGCAAAAAAGTTACTAAGTTCATTTTCTACATTTTCAATACTGGCAAGATTTAAATTGTAAACTTCTCTTATTGATTTTGCTGCTTCTTCTTTTAATTTTACTGTCGCGTTTTCATCTGTATATTCAATGGTTTCTCTCGCAATAATATCCTTAGTAGCAACTTCGCCTTCTTTTAGTGTTACTCTTCCAGGAATAAAATTAATAGACAAAATAAATGTAATTGACAACACAAGAAGTAAAAATATTATTAGTTTTTTCAGGATACTTTTCTGAAAAATATTACGAGCATTTTTTGTGAATTTATCTTTTTTCATTTTCCTGTTCTTTAGTCCTGTTTTCTTTAAAAGATTTTTTTATTTCACTTCCCGTGTTATTATCACTTTTTTCGTAGGCTTTTATTATCTCTTTCACCAATCCGTGTCTGACAACATCATTTTTTTCCAGATTAACAAATTCTATTCCCTTTATATCATTTAATATATTGGATATCTTAACCAGTCCTGAGTTTTTGCTTTCAGGTAAATCAATCTGTGTAATATCCCCGGTCACAATGATTTTAGAGCCAAATCCGAAACGGGTTAAAAACATTTTCATTTGGCCTAATGTTGTATTTTGTGCATCATCTAATATAATAAATGAATTATTCAAAGTTCTGCCACGCATGTAGGCTAATGGGGCAACTTCAATAATTCCACGATCTAAATAGTGCTGAAATTTATCAGAGGGCATCATTTCAAAGATTGCATCATATAATGGTCTAAAATAAGGGTCTATTTTTTCCATAAAATCCCCTGGTAAAAAACCAAGGCTTTCACCTGCCTCTACAGCTGGACGTATCAATATAATTCTGTCTACTTCTTTCTTTTTTAGTGCAGAAATAGCTATTGCAACCGCTAAATATGTTTTTCCACTACCAGCTGGACCAATTACAAATAGTATATCATTATTTTGTATCTTTTCTAATATTCTTTTTTGTCCAAAAGTCTTTGGTCTTATAATTTTATCCTTTTTAAAAACATGAATTTCTTCCTCGTATAATTGCTCGATATGAAATGTGCAATTTTCCTTAATCATATCGATCTGATATTTTATTTCTGATAACTTTACAGAATGTCCTCCCCGTATTATTACCAGCAAATCTTCTATGACCTTTACAGCTTTGCATACATTATCTTTTTCTCCCGTCACAGTAAGGTTACTATTTCTATTTGAAATAATAACTGATAAAGATTGGCTTATCATTTTTATGTTAGAATCAAGGCTCCCAAAAAGTTCTCTCAGCTCTTCTTTACTTTTTATAATAATTGATTCTTCAATTATATCTTCATTCATTATTATTTTCTCCATTTTATCAATATAATTAAGATATTATAATTTTCTGTTATGTTTAACCAAAATATATTATTTTAATTCTTATCATTAATTACTATTTTATATATATGATTTTAAAAGACAAAATATTATAACTAATTTAAAATGTTTTTGCAAAAAAAGTAGACAATAGTTAATTTAATTTATACTTTTATACTGTTTTAAGTATATATCTTTTATATTCATCAATGTTATTTTTTATTTAAAAAAATAGAAGGCCCTGTTTTTACCTGGACCTTCTATTTTTATCAGAGATATTATTTTAAATTGTTTATTATTTTTTCTTGCTATTTGATAAAGCAAATTTGCCTTTTCAACTCTGAAATTATAAAATTTCAGAAAATTAATTTCTTCCTCTCCTCTTCTTTTTTCTCTGGGCAGCTATTAATTTTCTCTTTCTTCTTTCACTTGGCTTTTCATAATATTCGTGTCTCTTAATATCTGATATAATGCCACTTTTTTGACATTCTTTTTTAAATCGCTTTAGTGCATGATCAAATTCTTCATCTTCTCTTACCCTTATTGTTGCCATACATTCACCCCCTTTTTGCCGTGATAAGCAATCAATATGCTAAAAACAGCCAAGTTATTTTACATTATATATTATAGTTTAAAAATGTTCAAGAAAACATTATCTTTATTTTATAGTCATTGTGTTCTTATTGTTACAGGTATATTATTCTTAATATAATTACTGTAGCTACTTTCGGCACTAAAAAGTTATTATTTTATTAACAGAAATAAAGTAATTCTCCATTTTCTTTACTTAATTTCCCTATTATGCTAAACTTAAAAAGTTATAAATTTTATAAAATGAAAGGAGAACATCTAATTGATAGTAAAACAAAAAGTATGTAGAATAACTATTTTTCTTTGTGCTGCTTTATTAATTTTAATGTCACTTTCCATGCAAGTATTATCTGAACAAGATCAAGAAAATAATGAAGTAGTATTAGCCACCATTAATGGAGAGGTTATTTCCCTTGAAACTTTCGAAAGTTTCTGGAATATAATTCCTGATAGTTATAAGGTACAGTTAAATAAGGAAGACGTGTTAGAACAAATAATTACTCAGACATTGTTAATTCAGAAAGCTGATGAACTAAACCTACGAGAGGACCCTGATCTTAGTTTTCAAATAAAAAATGCTATTGATCAGATATTGATACAGTCACTATTAGAAAAAGAGATTATTGAAAAAACTGACTTAACAGAAAAAGATATTGAAGATTATTATGAAGAAAACAAAGAAACGTATTGGCATGATGAAGAAATTCATGCATTGAATATTCTTGTAGAAACTGAGGAAGAGGCTGAAGATATAATTAAAAAGATTGAAAGCGGTGAAGATTTTGCATCCCTGGCAGAAAATCATTCCATTGCTTCCAGTGCTTCTAATGGTGGCGATATCGGCTTTATTAGCAAGGGAACTTTAAGATCTGAGATTGAAGAAAAATTATTTATTCTTGAACCTGAGGAAGTAAGTGAAATTATTCCAGTAGAAAATGGTTTTCATATTTTTAAAGTAGTAGAAAAAAACCCTTCAGGCTACCTTGAAATAAACGAGGTTAAAAACGAAATTGAAACTCAGTTATTACCAGTAAAACAACAGCAGGCTTTTGATGAATACCTGAAGAATATTGAAGAAAATGCAATAATAGAAAAAAATATTGAGCTACTTTCTGAAGAAGAGAACAATGAACCAGATAGACAGGAACAGGATTAGCAAAAATATAGATAACCATTATTTTTATTCATTATAAAAACATGAACCAGGATAAAACGTAAAGGTAGAGAAATTAATTTTTCTCTACCTTTTTTAATGGTGCATACTTTAATGAAAGTCTTTTAATCCCATAAAATTTGAAATTTACAGTAACATAGCAATCATTTCCAGTCTCTTTTTTGTTTATAATACTACCTTCACCCCAGTCTGGATGACAAACAACATCATCAATGAAAAGTTCTTTTTTATCCCTTTTCAGTGTTTCATAACCTGAATTAATGTTGAATCCATTTGATAGTATTTTTGCTTTATCCAGATATCTTTTAGGTATTTCAGAAAAAAAACGTGATGTTTTATTAAATACTGTTTTCCCGTCCATATTTCTTCGCCAGGTATAAGTTAAATACAACAAATCTATGGCTCGAGTCATACCTACATAACATAATCTTCTTTCTTCTTCCAACTCTACCTGACTGGAGAAACTTCTATTATGTGGGAAGATTCCTTCCTCTAAACCTGTTAGAAATACAACCGGAAACTCAAGCCCCTTAGCACAATGTAATGTCATTAAATTAACAGCATTTTTGTTATCTGAATTATCAAGACTATCAACACCTGAAATAAGTGATACATAGGTTAAAAAATCATTGAGCTTGGCTTGTGTATTATGCTTTTCATATTCTCTGACAGATTGGATAAATGCTTTTACATTCTCAATTTTATTTTCCGTTTTTATCTGGTCATCATCATCTCTTATTAAATTGTAGTATTCTACTCTTTTTATCAATTGCTCTATAACAAAAGATATCTTATCCTGATTTTTTCTAAGATAATTGAATGTTTGGAGATAGTTGATTATTTTTTCCTTATTGTTTTCATTAATCCTACTTCCTGGGCTCTGAATAAATTCAGGCAAAACATCTAAAATAATCCTCTGCTCGTGGTTTGCTATATAATTTATTTTTTTAAAACCCATTTCTCCTATACCCATCCTATCCATCTCTAACCATCTTTTTATACATTCCTTGTCATCAGGGTTATAAATAATCTTTAAAAGATACAAAATATTTTTTATTTCTTTTCTATCATAAAATCTTATTCCACCAATCAACCTAAAAGGTATGCTGTTTTTAGCAAACACTTCTTCGAATGATCTTGATTGAGCATTAGTGCGATATAGTAGTGCAATATCCCGCCATTTTAGTTTTTTGTGCTTCACTATATTTTTAATTTCTCTAGCAATGAATTCTGCTTCATCAAATGCACTACTTGCTTCATAATACTTTATTTTTTCGCCACCTTTTCGAGTAGTCCACAATCTTTTTTCTTTCCTGTAAGTATTGTTCTTTATAACAAAAGAGGCGGCTTTAAGTATATTTTCTGAGGATCGATAGTTTTGCTCAAGTTTAATTACTGTACTCTCTGGAAAATCTTCTTCGAAGCTTATAATATTTCCCAATTCTGCACCTCTAAACCTGTAAATACTCTGGTCAGGATCTCCAACTACAAACAAATTTCTTCTTTTTTTTGAAAGCAATTTTATTAAAATATATTGTGCGTGATTGATATCCTGGTACTCATCAACCAAAATATATTTAAATTTTTCTTGATAATATTCTAAAATATCAGGGTGTTTTTTAAATAATTGTACAGTTTTTACTATCAAATCACTGTAATCCAATGATTGGTTATTTTTTAGCTCTTCCTGATATTTTTTATACACCTTACTAATTATTTTATTATAAAAACCAATCGCGTTGTCATAAAAGTCATTTTCATCAATCAGCTTGTTCTTAGAATTTTCAATTATATTACTTATTGTTTTAACCTGATACTGTTTTGAATCTATGTCCAGCATTGAAATGCATTTCTTTATAAGCCTTTTAGAGTCATTTTTATCATAAATATTGTAGCTTTGCTGAAATCCTAAATAATTTATATGCTTATGTAATATCCTGGCACAAATTGCATGAAAAGTACCTATCCAAATATTACTAAAATCTTTATCATTAACTTTACTATCAGAACATTTAATTTCTTCTAATCTTTCTTTCATTTCGTTAGCTGCTTTATTTGTAAAGGTTACGGCTAATATATTATCTGGACTTATAGATCTTTCTTTATCATTAATTAAATATATAATATGCTGTATTAAAACACTTGTTTTTCCACTTCCGGCACCTGCAATTACCAAAACAGGTCCATCGCTTGCTTGAATTGCTTCTTTTTGTGCTTGGTTATATTTTCTTAGCATTTTGGAATCCCTTTCCTTATAACAATTTTTCACTTGATATAAAGCAATAATATAAAAACCAAAAAGAAATCCAGGGTAAATAATTTAAACCCATAATTATCCCTGGATTTCATTTAAATATATAATGTGTATTATACTAAAATTAATTAAATAAATCTTTTAATCTCTTCATGCCTTCTTCTATATCCTGCATAGAGGTTGCATAGGATAATCTTAAATATCCTTCTGATTCAAATGCACTCCCTGGCACTACAGCTACTTCTACCTTATTAAGAATATAATTTGCTAATTGCAGGGAATCTTTAATCACCATGTCATTAAATACAATTCCCGCATTAAGAAGTTTTTTAATATTTGGAAAAACATAGAAGGCACCTTTGGGAAGGTCACAACTAAAGCCATTGATACTGTTTAATTCTTTAACAATATATTTTCTTCTTTTGTCAAATTCATTACGCATATATTTAATTGACTCTTGATTGCCTACCAATGCCTCAACGCTCGCTTTTTGAGCAATTGAATTTGCATTAGAAGTACATTGTCCTTGCAATTTATTCATTCCTGCAATAACCTCTTTCGGTCCAGCTGCATAGCCTATTCTCCAACCAGTCATTGCATAAGTTTTTGATACACCATTTATTAGTATCACTCTTGATTTTATATTTGAACCCAGAGAGGCAATAGAAACATGTTCTGAATCATCATATACTAATTTTTCATAAACCTCATCACTAATGCAATAAATATCCTTTTTTACTAAAAGATTGCCTATTTTTTGTAAATCTTCTTTGCTATAAACAGCTCCTGTAGGATTATTAGGGGAATTTAATAAAATGGCTTTTGTCTTATTTGTTATGTTTTTTTCAATTTCTTTAATGAGTACTTGAAATTGACTAATAGGATTTGTTTTAACAAAAATAGGCTTGGCTTGGGCTAATTTAATTTGCTCTGCATAACTGACCCAACATGGAGTGGGCAGAATTACTTCATCTCCAGGGTTACACAATGTCATTAATGTATTATAAAGAGAGTGTTTTGCCCCATTTGAAATAATAATTTCATTGACGTCATAGTTTAGATTGTTATCTAACTTTAATTTTTTAATTATTGCCTTTTTTAATTCAATTATGCCTGAGGATGTCGTATAATGAGTAAAGCCGTCCTTTATAGCTTTAATAGCTGCT from Atribacterota bacterium includes these protein-coding regions:
- a CDS encoding PhoH family protein, translating into MNEDIIEESIIIKSKEELRELFGSLDSNIKMISQSLSVIISNRNSNLTVTGEKDNVCKAVKVIEDLLVIIRGGHSVKLSEIKYQIDMIKENCTFHIEQLYEEEIHVFKKDKIIRPKTFGQKRILEKIQNNDILFVIGPAGSGKTYLAVAIAISALKKKEVDRIILIRPAVEAGESLGFLPGDFMEKIDPYFRPLYDAIFEMMPSDKFQHYLDRGIIEVAPLAYMRGRTLNNSFIILDDAQNTTLGQMKMFLTRFGFGSKIIVTGDITQIDLPESKNSGLVKISNILNDIKGIEFVNLEKNDVVRHGLVKEIIKAYEKSDNNTGSEIKKSFKENRTKEQENEKR
- the rpsU gene encoding 30S ribosomal protein S21, with the translated sequence MATIRVREDEEFDHALKRFKKECQKSGIISDIKRHEYYEKPSERRKRKLIAAQRKKKRRGRN
- a CDS encoding peptidyl-prolyl cis-trans isomerase is translated as MIVKQKVCRITIFLCAALLILMSLSMQVLSEQDQENNEVVLATINGEVISLETFESFWNIIPDSYKVQLNKEDVLEQIITQTLLIQKADELNLREDPDLSFQIKNAIDQILIQSLLEKEIIEKTDLTEKDIEDYYEENKETYWHDEEIHALNILVETEEEAEDIIKKIESGEDFASLAENHSIASSASNGGDIGFISKGTLRSEIEEKLFILEPEEVSEIIPVENGFHIFKVVEKNPSGYLEINEVKNEIETQLLPVKQQQAFDEYLKNIEENAIIEKNIELLSEEENNEPDRQEQD
- a CDS encoding UvrD-helicase domain-containing protein — its product is MLRKYNQAQKEAIQASDGPVLVIAGAGSGKTSVLIQHIIYLINDKERSISPDNILAVTFTNKAANEMKERLEEIKCSDSKVNDKDFSNIWIGTFHAICARILHKHINYLGFQQSYNIYDKNDSKRLIKKCISMLDIDSKQYQVKTISNIIENSKNKLIDENDFYDNAIGFYNKIISKVYKKYQEELKNNQSLDYSDLIVKTVQLFKKHPDILEYYQEKFKYILVDEYQDINHAQYILIKLLSKKRRNLFVVGDPDQSIYRFRGAELGNIISFEEDFPESTVIKLEQNYRSSENILKAASFVIKNNTYRKEKRLWTTRKGGEKIKYYEASSAFDEAEFIAREIKNIVKHKKLKWRDIALLYRTNAQSRSFEEVFAKNSIPFRLIGGIRFYDRKEIKNILYLLKIIYNPDDKECIKRWLEMDRMGIGEMGFKKINYIANHEQRIILDVLPEFIQSPGSRINENNKEKIINYLQTFNYLRKNQDKISFVIEQLIKRVEYYNLIRDDDDQIKTENKIENVKAFIQSVREYEKHNTQAKLNDFLTYVSLISGVDSLDNSDNKNAVNLMTLHCAKGLEFPVVFLTGLEEGIFPHNRSFSSQVELEEERRLCYVGMTRAIDLLYLTYTWRRNMDGKTVFNKTSRFFSEIPKRYLDKAKILSNGFNINSGYETLKRDKKELFIDDVVCHPDWGEGSIINKKETGNDCYVTVNFKFYGIKRLSLKYAPLKKVEKN
- a CDS encoding pyridoxal phosphate-dependent aminotransferase — protein: MILSERINNIKASQTLAINAQILRMKDEGKKIISFGAGEPDFSTPQNIQKAAIKAIKDGFTHYTTSSGIIELKKAIIKKLKLDNNLNYDVNEIIISNGAKHSLYNTLMTLCNPGDEVILPTPCWVSYAEQIKLAQAKPIFVKTNPISQFQVLIKEIEKNITNKTKAILLNSPNNPTGAVYSKEDLQKIGNLLVKKDIYCISDEVYEKLVYDDSEHVSIASLGSNIKSRVILINGVSKTYAMTGWRIGYAAGPKEVIAGMNKLQGQCTSNANSIAQKASVEALVGNQESIKYMRNEFDKRRKYIVKELNSINGFSCDLPKGAFYVFPNIKKLLNAGIVFNDMVIKDSLQLANYILNKVEVAVVPGSAFESEGYLRLSYATSMQDIEEGMKRLKDLFN